The DNA sequence acaaccataggctgagataaCTACATCTATcatgtttggtctaaaaatattgaacggtttctgagttatgctccggacaGGACAGGTTCCCCTATACCCTTTACATGCACCATCTGCAAAGAGACACCGAGGGAAAGGAGTCCCATAGACCACTCATTTCATGGACGAGTGGAAAGCATGatgttatgattacacaatgccagaCAAACAACTATGCATTTACAGcatttacaataaatattttatacaaacCTTTTACTGTATTCAGATTGTAATTCTTTACCAAATAATTGGTAATACGGTGTTACCTAGGCATGGGATATTACTAATAATATAatacataatattatgtgaagAATATAGCATGGAAGTTGACAAAACCATGCATTTATGGCATATATCAAACCATTTTGAATAAACTGGGGCGTTTTGACTACCCctctggggcgatttgaccatACCTGGGGCGATTTGAAATATCTTgggcgatttgaccaaatttgctgGGGCGTTTTGtcgctggggcgatttgactggCACCCGTTTTGTGTGACGTAACTTCTTTCGTCAGTTTTACACTTTCATATCAAATAATACTTTGTGGctattttgactttttggtatggccattttgactatgggttgtggccattttgtttttttagtgtggccattttgaccagGGTAAGTGTGACCATTTTGTTGTGTGtccattttgacctgttcccatcaccagcacacaaactcaactgcctagccctctctagactaacagctagtctctgaaatgaacatattttactgaaaaaaacgttcatagtgaaaagaaatgataaaatgaaatggagccctgagactttcttcattttcagaagctgtggaaatctagacttgccacattttctagacttgtgtgggctttcttggatatttatacttcagggtctgtacgataGACTAAGCCCGCTCAgtcaccacgacttccacaaaaatggaagtcagatatctggtagtctagactgcgtactttgtgtacccgtctcatgagtgtaaattgacacggctcccacggctgaaagctatgattacactatgattagactaccagttgttcgACAACCCTTTTTGTGGTATCACTGtgactgagcgggctaggcagcAGACATTATGTGCTGGTAATTAGATGCCTGACTGACTGTGcctgaatcccagatgggactcaacctaaaaagtactagaatttgtactgtactaagaaagtgtaatcccaaatatgacctGTTACATTTTATCAATATCTGTATGAATGATGGTACGGTGATGAGTGAGAGATATTGTTTAAGATGCTGAGATGAATAATTATGTAGGTGACTGTAAATGCTAGTATTTCAAATAGATAAAATATAGCAGGATACAGTATAATCTTGTTGATTGGTATGTAGATGATAGATCCTTGTGGTACAGGTGTCCGGTCACAAATCAATTTGTTTCATGTCACCAGTGGGTAGTGACTATTTATAGCTATCAAAACAAGTAAACTTATTTAAAAGACTTTGTGTATGGTGTGAGTAAGCTAAAGCTATATTTCATCACAGAAGTTTAAGTACAACTGTATCGATGTAGTAAGTTTCATATCGATAGTCATTGATTATTCTTCAGATCaacaaaatttcaaattataGCCAGCATCTTTTTATCATCCATGTTTTATCCTGTAAGCCCGACTCTTGTCTATTTGTCACCATTTACATCATGATCCGTTAATGACTTTATTACATGCATTGACTAGTGGTGACAATACACAGGTAAGCCACACATTTAAATTTCACCGCTGCCTCTGACAGTGTCAAGTATATATAGCATCCTGTGGTttacatttggcatttctcatATCTGgtgtaattattaaatataggATTGGGTTATGAAAATGATGTAGTGGATATATTGCATATTATTTGAGATTAGGTTCTAAAACTGTTATCAGGCAAGTGGAATACAGAATAAACATACAAGTTTGAGGTATAGTCTGTACAGCTGAATAGTTTGATGTGATGCTACAATGATTATGGAAAAGCCTGTTATGTACATGGAGGAGGGGAAACAACATAACAGTTAAAGCCAGTAAACAAGAGAAAGCTGACTGAATTCAATCTATaagtaataaagaaattattcatATATGTTATTTTTAATTAGTGTGCCAACTTTGAATTTCTTCTTGAAGAAGACAAAATGGCTTCATCGTTTGTCTTTTTTTTATCCACAGATCTTTTGATCTTAGTTTGAATAAGAAAGACATTCTGGAAGGCGATGAAATAGTGTTAGATGACTTTGGTATTGTGTCAGGGGACCTCATCCATGTTCTGGTTCATGGTGGTGCTtcaacatgtcaaccaagcGAGGTTACTCCTACCAGTCCACCAATTCAAAGGGAGGTTACCCCCCAATCTACTGACAGCAATACAATATTCACCAGTGTGGTGCCAGCATCAGACGTGTCTGCTACATCTACAAGTGTAGGCCATACCTCCGATGTTGTGGATTCTCCAGTTGAAGATGATCCCATGGAAGGAACCAGCAGTATGGATGGAAACAGCAATAATGATCCTGTTGTGAATCGGTGCTTACAGGAGCCATTACAATGTTGTGAGTCAACAACTGATGTTGTTCCTGTCTTACTGTCCCAGTTGTATGAATCTGTTGTGAATCAATGTGAAGATCGGAATGACTTCTTGTGGGTTGTGATACATATTTTGATGTTGGAGGCAGGATTCAAGCCCACTCAGGTAAACATAaccatcaacactgacattgtgGTTAATATAGCAATAtcttggaaatatatcaagccTTCTGTTCTATGATGGGAATATTTGTCAGTATTCAGAATCATGTACTAGTTATTTGCAGTGGATATGGCTCTCTAAAGATCATACTAAAGTGATTGgtaatcaattatttcaaatttaatcaattatttgtaaattttggagaagtttgtttacaaatgaaaacTTTCTTTCATCACAATAGTTTAAGAATGATACAATTTCCATGTCAGTAATCTTTCATAATTCTTTCAATTAACTAGTATTACCTGCATATTTAACATATTCTTCAtgagatccgtgaaggtcccggggtagaataggccttcagcaacccatgcttgccataaaaggcgactcagcttgtcgtaagaggcgactaacgggatcgggtggtcaggctcgctgacttagttgacgcgtgtcatcggttcccaattgcgcagatcgatgctcatgttgttgatcactggattgtctggtccagactcgattatttacagaccgccgccatatagctgtaatattgctgagtgcggcgtaaaactaaactcactcactcactcactattcttcatgagtgagtgagtttttggcagtattccatcaatatcacggtggggaccactagaaatgggcttcacatactttGTACATACATGGGGTATTAAACACATGTGGCTTCACATActttgtacccacatggggaattaAGCACATGTGGCTTCACATactttgtacccacgtggggaattaAACACATGTCTTCAGCAAACGCTTTTGTCACTGGGCTCCACAAATCGCCCGATTGTTTATGATTATGACAAGTCCAATGTTCCAGGGAGACGACAGTGGAAGTTCAATGCCTGACAACTGGAAGCAGCCAACACTCTACAACACTAGGTATCGTCTCCCAGAGTCAGATGGAGTGGTCAGTTCAGTGACTGGAGTAATGATGGGATCGTTCCTCATTGTACATGGTATGGGGAAATATCAGTGGCTTAAATGTGTTAATTTGAATAGAGgcaaagaaaacaatgtttaGTTTCCATCGTGTTGTTACAGCTTGAAATCAGTGACTTGAGGAAAGTTCAGTAGAAGCTTAATGGGTATTTACAGGTTGAAAGATAACACGACAACTTATGGTTTGGATTTAGaacttctttaatatttacaacacaatgtttcagggCTACTTCTTGCACCCTCATCATGGATATCCTacccttttcattatattaataCTCTATACATCCAGTGCATAAACATACCACTTACTCCCTCACTCTTTAATCTTTTTGTAGGTTACATTGTCTGCAATGCGATGAATTCCTGTGCTTACAAAGTCATCCTCAAACCCAGCGAGTATTTGACTGGAGACACGAAAGGTGGTAAGTATGTTTCAACTTTCTTGGTCTACATGATAAGAGCTACCATTTTCAGAGGCTTGACTTCAGTCTTTACACAGCTTTGTAACGAATATTAAAAATGGTTTAGTTTCATCAGTGTTTGAAGTAAGTTTCCTCAGTTTCTTCAGTTGTTAGTTTCTTCATTTGTTCTCAGTTTCAGAGCAGTTTTATTGTATGTTGTTAGAAAACAATCACTTTATCAGAGTTCTAAAGGCCGGGATACCTCTTACTATGTACATGGCTAGTATGAATTAAATGATAACTTTGTTACTAATCaggaaaatatacaaacaaataattaaactgATAATCCTACAGACATAAAGTTTGTAATAAAACTGATGAAAATAGGTGCAGCATGCATATTAACATTTTTATAGATTTTGTTAAGCTGTGTATCTGGATGCAGGGCCTGCCAAGTGTTACAAGAACCTGAAGAAAATCTCTCGTAATGTTAAGAACCATGTTGGGCTGCCACTGCTGAAAGACATGCGGACAGGTGATTGTATCATGTCGTAAACTGTAGTTGATAAACTTCTATATTTAGGTCCTGTCAGATATTTTAGTAATTGTATTTaacatgtttagtgatgaaatACTGTATTTATGATATCGGAAAAGTTTAAACTGCAGTAGACGGAAGAAGATAAAGGAGTGTCCTTGTCGGTGACTGCGTGTTCATGCCGTAAGATTAACTCATCCCTGGACCAAGTTCGTAGCTATTCTGACTGTGAGCTCATGTGATGTTTGTCTGTCATTTTATTTGTGTAGGCCATCATCTgcctgctgtacagacatgaacaTCTATGGCATGTTGAGAATCATTTTAGTTCAGAATgtaattgaatgtattgttatGAATCAATGCATGTTCCTCTTTTGTAATAAGTTGGATTTGACCATAATAATGAGTTTGATCAAAATGGATTTCCTAACACAATAAATGTGAGAAACCACTCTACAAAATAAAACtgaacacaaacacattttatgAGTCTAATAGTGAGACTGGCTGAGACGTATTAGACATGCCATTGGAAACTTTCTCATTTTCAGAATTGATCAGTGTTTACTATAAGTCACAATATATTTTGCAGTTTTGGGGTATCCTGAGGGGATTAACCTCCTGTCCTTGACACATGAACTAAAGGTGAGTGTCAAGGTCATCCTATCATGAGATGCTTTGTGTGTAGGTAGCATATTTTGCCCTTGCTAAACGGACACTGGGTACATCAAACTGACACCTGAAATATTTAAGTTTTGCTTTGTACTTTGATCCAGAGTGTATTTGCCTTGAATAAACTTGAAACTGAAAGAAACAGCGTGTTCAGAAATGATGGTAGTTGTACCATGGTAATAATTGCAATATTGATAACTCATGAATAGTTGAAGATCCCAGTTCCCCTCATGTTGTATATTAAGTAATTTACTAAGtgtatttaaataaaaatgCAGAGTTTCTGTGTCTTGTATGGTAGAGGCTTGCTGTTCATTAAGGATTTAGCATCCATTACCCTTATTCTAGAAgcattcgtagccctaagaattcttaactttgatcatagccaatgtgttaagaatggacttatgaagttcgtagcgctacgaacattTCGCGAATATCTAGCCTGGTGATTTTAGAAAGCAGCCAGTTGGAATTCTGAGAAAGCATTAGAATATCATTGTGTGTCACATGCCAACATAAATTGAGATATGGTTTGGCTTGTTTTGCTAAACTACTATTTTtcctggttgatgaagttttaCCTCAGGAACTGGGCCCATGATTATGATAATAATCGATGCTTGTAATCTTGGCAGACATTGCTCAAGCCTCACTTTATTCAACAATGTGAAATTAACATGTGTTATGCTTTGTCTCTTGATCTAGTTGAGGATTCTTGGCTTCCTTGATTGCGCAAGTCTCCTGAAAATAGACAGAACTTGTCAGCACTTTCACTCTCTGGCCAGGGACAGGGCTGTCTGGTGGCGGCGCTATCTCCTGGACTTTGGAAGTAAGCATCAGATTTCCATTATTGCTCCACCTAAAAGTAGGAAGATCTGATTCATGACAACAATCAAATATTTGAAGTCTATATACCCCATGGTGGATGTAAGTAAAGTTTTATGTGTTTAAGTGCTTCCCTGCATTCAATAGACCTGTTCTAGAACTAGAAGTCATTAAGCTTAAGCCAGACTATTGTCTTCCTATTTAGGACATAATCTGAGCAAGAATTCAAGAAGGCCGAGAATGTGAACAAAATCCAAAATTGAattgatgaaattcattttgtttcatggtAATACATTCTTAATGATATTAGCAGACACGTTTGTAAGGCAGATCACAAGTGTAGGCATCATGGGAATGAAGGAATTATGCTTGTGTAGGCAGGGTAGGAGCACTGGAAGAGTAGGAGTGTTGGCAGGGATGGAATGTAGGTAGAGGAATCTGTAGGCATTGGTGGACTGTAGGCAGGGTAGGAGCACTGGAAGAGTAGGAGTGTTGGCAGGGATGGAATGTAGGTAGAGGAATCTGTAGGCATTGGTGGACTGTAGGCAGAGTAGAAGCATTGGAAGAGTAGGGATGTTGGCAGGGATGGAATGTAGACTGTAGGCAGGGTAGGAGCACTGGAAGA is a window from the Haliotis asinina isolate JCU_RB_2024 chromosome 9, JCU_Hal_asi_v2, whole genome shotgun sequence genome containing:
- the LOC137296876 gene encoding F-box only protein 7-like, with product MKVRVRIHGATKTINLGDSGSKDISFAALKQKVTTELGLNHESFDLSLNKKDILEGDEIVLDDFGIVSGDLIHVLVHGGASTCQPSEVTPTSPPIQREVTPQSTDSNTIFTSVVPASDVSATSTSVGHTSDVVDSPVEDDPMEGTSSMDGNSNNDPVVNRCLQEPLQCCESTTDVVPVLLSQLYESVVNQCEDRNDFLWVVIHILMLEAGFKPTQGDDSGSSMPDNWKQPTLYNTRYRLPESDGVVSSVTGVMMGSFLIVHGYIVCNAMNSCAYKVILKPSEYLTGDTKGGPAKCYKNLKKISRNVKNHVGLPLLKDMRTVLGYPEGINLLSLTHELKLRILGFLDCASLLKIDRTCQHFHSLARDRAVWWRRYLLDFGSRGNNSLSLNWYELYKAQYRSRKEAQKAMREMTFLTPGQVWMQQHPQPPFAPLAPYNGGILGGDYDLNPQFQGVPDPLGRRGRNPLQPLLPQPRFDPFGPLPDHNILPGPGRGRRGGGGRGGLGRGRGWMGGFGGGGGPGMF